One Thomasclavelia spiroformis DSM 1552 DNA window includes the following coding sequences:
- a CDS encoding putative manganese-dependent inorganic diphosphatase, producing the protein MKELVYVSGHRNPDTDSICSAIGYAYLLKALDRYNAIPVRLGEINRETEYILKRFHIEIPMLLKTVKQKVEDLNYDKVTVFSKELTLKTAWSLMKQQNLKSAPILDDHGQLLGLLSTSNIVEGYMEKWDSSLLKEAHTPIENVIDTLEASILYLNQDLKFIEGDLHIAAMRGEEAKKRIKSGDIVIVGGDREDAVNSMIEADVSLIILTGSLDVDATMLDKLKEKGISVISTPYNTYLTSQQIIQAIPVEYIMQKGDLKLFTTDDTLDHVKEVMSETRYRSYPVLDLNNRCVGSISRFALLKGLRKKVVLVDHNERGQSIPGIDEADILEIVDHHRVADIQTVGPLLFRGEPLGSTATIVTKIFDENDIEIPQSIAGALLGAVISDTLLFKSPTCTPVDTKTARKLAKIAGVDIEEFAMEMFKAGTSLVGKTVEEIFNQDFKKFSFETGTVGVGQVNSMDIEGFLPYKEEMLEYMNKFAEDNNLEFTLLLLTDIINANSEIFVAGPKPQLVEQAFDISLNDYQATLNGVISRKKQVVPAITTVMSK; encoded by the coding sequence ATGAAAGAATTAGTTTATGTAAGTGGACATAGAAATCCCGATACAGATTCTATTTGTTCAGCAATCGGTTATGCTTATTTATTGAAAGCACTTGATCGTTATAATGCGATTCCTGTTAGATTAGGAGAAATTAATCGTGAAACTGAATATATTTTAAAGAGATTTCATATTGAAATCCCAATGTTATTAAAAACAGTTAAACAAAAAGTTGAAGATTTAAATTATGATAAAGTAACTGTTTTTTCTAAAGAGTTGACATTAAAAACAGCTTGGTCTTTAATGAAGCAACAAAATTTAAAGTCTGCTCCAATTTTAGATGATCATGGACAATTGTTAGGATTATTATCAACTTCTAATATTGTTGAAGGATATATGGAAAAATGGGATAGCAGTTTACTAAAAGAAGCTCATACACCAATTGAAAATGTCATTGATACATTAGAAGCTTCAATTCTTTATTTAAATCAAGATCTAAAATTTATTGAAGGTGATTTACATATTGCGGCAATGCGTGGTGAAGAAGCTAAAAAGCGTATTAAATCTGGTGATATTGTTATTGTTGGAGGAGATCGTGAAGATGCAGTTAATTCAATGATTGAAGCAGATGTATCTTTAATTATTTTGACAGGTTCTTTAGATGTTGATGCTACTATGTTAGATAAATTAAAAGAAAAAGGAATTAGTGTTATTTCTACACCATATAATACATATTTAACATCACAACAAATTATTCAAGCAATTCCAGTTGAATATATTATGCAAAAAGGTGATTTAAAACTATTTACTACTGATGATACATTAGATCATGTAAAAGAAGTAATGAGTGAAACTAGATATCGTAGTTATCCTGTACTTGATTTAAATAATCGTTGTGTAGGTAGTATTTCTCGTTTTGCTTTATTGAAAGGTTTAAGAAAAAAGGTTGTTTTAGTTGATCATAATGAAAGAGGGCAATCAATTCCAGGTATTGATGAAGCTGATATTCTTGAAATTGTTGATCATCATCGAGTTGCTGATATTCAAACTGTGGGACCTTTATTATTTAGAGGTGAACCATTAGGTTCAACTGCAACTATTGTTACAAAGATCTTTGATGAAAATGATATTGAAATACCACAATCTATTGCAGGAGCGTTATTAGGGGCAGTTATTTCTGATACATTATTATTTAAATCACCAACATGTACACCTGTTGATACTAAAACAGCACGTAAGTTAGCTAAAATTGCGGGCGTTGATATTGAAGAATTTGCTATGGAAATGTTTAAAGCAGGAACTTCATTAGTTGGTAAGACAGTTGAGGAAATTTTTAATCAAGATTTTAAAAAGTTTTCATTTGAAACAGGAACTGTAGGAGTTGGACAAGTTAATTCAATGGATATTGAAGGCTTTTTACCATACAAAGAAGAAATGTTAGAATATATGAATAAATTCGCTGAAGATAATAATTTAGAATTTACATTACTATTATTAACAGATATTATCAATGCAAATAGTGAAATTTTTGTAGCTGGACCAAAACCACAATTGGTTGAACAGGCATTTGATATTAGCTTAAATGATTATCAAGCAACATTAAATGGTGTTATTTCTCGTAAAAAACAAGTTGTTCCAGCTATTACTACGGTGATGAGTAAATAA
- a CDS encoding RNA-binding S4 domain-containing protein, whose translation MRLDKFLKVSRIIKRRTLSKEISESSRVKVNGKIAKPSTKLKVGDEIEIEFGRSLLTVKVKELKEHVLKEDSTMLYEIINEQRIERNI comes from the coding sequence ATGAGATTAGATAAATTTTTAAAAGTTTCAAGAATTATCAAAAGAAGAACTTTGTCTAAAGAAATAAGCGAAAGTTCACGAGTTAAAGTTAATGGAAAAATAGCTAAACCTAGCACTAAACTTAAAGTTGGTGATGAAATTGAGATTGAATTTGGACGTAGCTTATTAACAGTTAAAGTTAAAGAACTAAAAGAGCATGTATTAAAAGAAGACAGTACAATGCTTTATGAGATAATTAATGAACAAAGAATTGAACGTAATATATAA
- a CDS encoding ABC transporter permease subunit, translating to MFNKALFKLEWKTNYKILIIFCLILIMYTTIIISMYDPELGSALEVFSKSMPEIMAMVGMSGTPDTLVDFITEYLYGFIMIVFPLIFGIILSLRLLVKKVDNGVMSYLLSSGVKRTTVWTTEMLVIVSNMFVLILFCTGLGIICSQIMFPDKLDIFVYISINIGVYILHLALLGICFMCSSIFNEYRLATLFGAGFPIIFILIQMLSNMEGSMEWLKYMTILTLFDSNKLISGNNEAYLMLGGLAIIAIICSIIGAVVFKRKSMSL from the coding sequence ATGTTTAATAAAGCTTTATTTAAATTAGAATGGAAAACAAATTATAAAATTTTAATTATTTTTTGTTTAATCCTAATTATGTATACAACAATTATAATAAGTATGTATGATCCTGAATTAGGCTCTGCATTAGAAGTTTTTTCAAAAAGTATGCCCGAAATCATGGCAATGGTAGGAATGAGCGGTACACCTGATACTTTAGTTGATTTTATTACTGAATATTTATATGGATTTATTATGATTGTTTTTCCTTTAATATTTGGAATTATACTTTCATTGAGATTACTTGTAAAAAAGGTTGATAATGGGGTAATGAGCTATTTACTTAGTAGCGGTGTAAAACGTACAACTGTATGGACTACAGAAATGTTAGTAATTGTATCTAATATGTTTGTATTGATTTTGTTTTGCACTGGACTAGGAATTATATGTTCACAAATAATGTTTCCCGATAAATTAGATATTTTTGTATATATTTCAATCAATATTGGGGTATATATTTTACACTTAGCTCTTTTAGGAATTTGTTTTATGTGTTCAAGTATTTTTAATGAATATCGTTTAGCTACATTATTTGGGGCTGGTTTTCCAATTATTTTTATCTTAATTCAAATGTTATCAAATATGGAAGGTAGTATGGAGTGGTTGAAATATATGACGATTCTTACTTTATTTGATTCTAATAAATTAATAAGTGGAAATAATGAAGCCTATTTGATGCTAGGAGGATTAGCGATCATCGCTATTATTTGTAGTATTATTGGTGCAGTCGTTTTTAAAAGAAAAAGTATGTCATTATAA
- a CDS encoding helix-turn-helix transcriptional regulator gives MYKYLEPYAAMVEFLGKALGDNVEIALHDLTSKEQEIVAIANNHNSGREIGAKLSNLSMHYLDDKQYLDHDYVLNYKTTGPDGKLMRAATYFIKEEGKELPVGMLCVNVNISDFEYLTSTIKKILGIKDEKDIEFKMDNPVEILSSPLDEMIDMYVKECLEKMGFPSYFLAERLNVDEKIKVVKYLQEKGTFKVKGAIVLVAEKLAVSEPTVYRYLKKMEK, from the coding sequence ATGTATAAATACTTAGAGCCATATGCAGCAATGGTAGAATTCTTAGGAAAAGCTCTAGGGGATAATGTAGAGATTGCTTTACATGATTTAACTTCTAAAGAGCAAGAAATTGTTGCAATTGCAAATAATCATAATTCTGGAAGGGAAATAGGAGCTAAGTTATCTAATTTATCAATGCATTATTTAGATGATAAACAATATCTAGATCATGATTATGTTTTAAATTATAAGACAACTGGACCTGATGGTAAGTTAATGAGAGCAGCTACTTACTTTATTAAAGAAGAAGGTAAAGAGTTGCCAGTAGGGATGTTATGTGTTAATGTAAATATCTCTGATTTTGAATATTTGACTTCTACAATCAAGAAAATTTTAGGGATTAAAGATGAAAAAGATATTGAGTTTAAAATGGACAATCCAGTTGAAATTTTATCTTCTCCTTTAGATGAAATGATTGATATGTATGTTAAAGAATGCCTTGAAAAAATGGGATTTCCTAGTTATTTCTTGGCAGAACGTTTAAATGTGGATGAGAAAATAAAAGTTGTAAAATATTTACAGGAAAAAGGAACTTTTAAGGTTAAAGGAGCGATTGTGTTAGTTGCAGAAAAACTAGCAGTTTCTGAACCGACAGTTTATCGTTATTTAAAAAAGATGGAAAAATAG